A region of the Leucobacter komagatae genome:
TGGCCACGGACATCTCCGAGCGTGCGCTCACCCTGGCGCGCGCAAACGCTGCGCTCAACGGCCTCGCTGGCCGCATCGACTTCCGGCTCGGCGATCTGTTCGAGCCTGTGTCAGGCGAGACGTTCTCGCTCATTGTGACGAACCCGCCGTTCGTCATCACGCCGAGGGACGGCGACGGCGGCGTGACGTACGAGTACCGGGACGGCGGCATGACGGGCGACGAGCTCGCCGCGAAGGTGATTCGCGAGGCCCCGCGGCACCTCGACGCGGGTGGCTCGCTCGTCTGCCTCGCGAACTGGGAGACCGAGTGGGGCGGCCACGGGCTCGAACGCGTGCGCGGGTGGGTGCGCGACGGCGCCGAGCGCGCGGGTTCCGCCCTCGACGCCTGGGTGATCGAGCGCGACAGGGTCGACACCGTCCAGTACGCCGAGACCTGGGCACGAGACGGGGGAGCGCGGCCCGGCAATGTCGCCTTCGATGCGCTCCTCGAGTCCTGGCTTGACGACTTTGGTGCGCGCCACATTGTGAGCGTCGGGCTTGGGGCGATACACGTCCGCCGACGTGCAGAGGACCCAACCGATGGCCTCAGCGCTGTCGATTCCTCGGTCATCCATGTCGATCAGGCGACAGGGGCACTGGCCGCCGAGCGGCTCGGCGAGAGCCTGCACCTGGCGTTCCTCGCGGGCGTCGCGGCCGAGCGAGCGAGCGCCGCCCACGTGCTCGACACGCGCTGGGTGCGCGCTTCTGAGGTTGTTGAGGAGCGGATCCACACGCCCGGCGAGGAATCCCCGAGCGCGATCACGCTCGTGACGGATCGCCCCATCGCGCGTCGCGTCGCCGCAGACACGCTGCTCGCCGCCGCTGTCGGGGCGTGCGACGGCGACCTCACGCTACGGCAGATCTCTGACGCGCTCGCGACCCTGCTCGAGGTTGACCCGGTGGCTGCGGGTGAGGCGCTCGTCGCCGGTGTGCGCGAGCTTGCCTGGCTCGGCATGATCGCGCCGGAAGGGCACGCCCTCGCTTAGCCCAGCAGCCCCACCAAGCCGCGCACGAGCGAGGCCAGGGCCCCCGCGCACGCGAGGATGACGACGAACCGTCTGACCTGCGTCGGGGTGACGAGGCGAAGGAGCCGCTCACCGGCGGCAATACCGATGAGGATCGCGGCGAGCAAGAGCAGCCAGAACCACCAGGCGGCGCTCGGGAATTCGGCAGCGCTCAGCGCAAGCTTCGACGACAGCGCCGCCGCGCCCGTCAGCACGAAGTACGGCTGCATGGTCGCGGTGAAGGAGAGCTGCGGCCACCGCGTCAACACCGCGTAGGCGCTCACCGCGGGGCCGCCGACGCCGGCGAGCGAGTTCGTGAGGCCGGAGAGGAAGCCGGCGGCGACCCTCGGGCCCCGCGCTTCGATGGTGAACCGATCACCTCGCAGCAGCGCCGAGAGTCCGAGTGCCGCGAGCACAATCGCGCCGACCGCCACGCCCATAACATCGGGGGAGAGGAGCTGCGCGAGCCAGGCCCCGAGCACCGCGCCGACGACGGCGCAGGCTCCAAGCCAGCGGAACAGTGACCAGTTCACCTGGCGCCACACGCGCGGGATGATGAGTCCGCTCGACACGATGCTCAACACATTGACGAGCAGCACGCCCGAGTGTGCCCCGAGCATGAGGGTCATGAGCGGCGAGACCAGCAGCGCGAACCCGAGGCCGGCCATCCGCTGTGCGGTGGCGCCGACAACGGTGACGAGCACGACGAGCGCACCGAGTGTGAGGCTCATCGGCCCGGCTCCGTGGGGTGCGGCGAGTGGAGCGGTGGCCTGTGGCGAGCGTCAGTGGTCGGCAGTGTTTCCATCCCTCCCATTGTCCCACCCCGGGGCCGGCGCTCGGGTCGCTTCCGCGCTCGGTAAGATAGATGCGTGATGCGAACCACCGATCTCCGCGGCCGCGAGCTCTCCCGTGGCGACCTTCTTTCCCTGGTGCCCCGCGCCGCGCTCGGCGCGAATGTCGCTGTCGAGCGGGTGCGCCCCCTCGTCGACGACGTCGCCGCCCGTGGCGAGTCCGCGCTGCGCGAGCAGGCGCTGCAGTTCGACGGCGTTGAGGGGCACGCGCTGCGCGTGCCCGCTGAGCTCGTTGCCGGATCCCTCGCCGACTGCCCGGCCGACGTACGCGAGGCGCTCACCGAGCTCATCGCGCGACTCAGGCTTGGCTCGGCCGCCCAGGTCCCGGCCGAGCGCGTGACCGAGATCGGCGCTGGCGCGCGGATCACGCAGCGGTGGCAGCCCGTCTCGCGCGTCGGGCTGTACGCTCCGGGCGGGAAGGCAGCTTACCCGTCGTCGGTCATTATGAACGCGGTGTCGGCTCAGGTCGCCGGCGTGCCAAGCCTCGCGCTCGCTTCGCCAGCGCAGCAGGATAACGGCGGGCTGCCGCACCAGGCTGTGCTCTGGGCGGCCGCGCTGTGCGGCATCGACGAGGTGTATGCGATTGGCGGCGCGGGCGCGATCGCCGCCTTCGCACACGGCGTCCACGAGATCGGGCTCGAACCCGTCGACGTCGTGACGGGGCCCGGGAACGTGTTCGTCGCGGCAGCGAAGCGCGTCGTGAGTGGCAAGGTCGGCATCGACTCCGAGGCTGGCACGACCGAGATCCTCGTTATCGCGGATGGCTCTGCAGACCCGCGCTTTGTCGCGGCCGACCTCATCAGCCAGGCGGAGCACGATGAGGCCGCGGCCTCCGTGCTCGTAACCGATTCCGAGGAGTTCGCTGCCCGGGTACTCGCCGAGGTGGGCGAGCGGGCCCCAAAGACCCAGCACGCAGATCGCGTTCGCGCCGCGCTCGAGGGCCCCCAATCGGCCGTGATCCTTGTCAGCGACCTCGAGACGGCCGCGCGCGTATCGAACGCCTACGGGCCCGAGCACCTCGAGATCCAGACCCGCGACGACGAGGGCGTGCTCGCCGCGATTACCGACGCGGGCGCGATCTTCGTCGGCAGCTACACGCCCGTCAGCCTCGGCGACTACCTCGCCGGCTCGAACCACGTGCTCCCGACCGGCGGCACGGCGCGATTCGCGGCTGGCCTCGGAGCGCATACATTCTTGCGCCCGCAGCAAATCATCCACTATGACCTCGAGGCCCTCGCAGCGACCGAGGCGCCGCTACTCGCGCTCGCCCGGGCCGAGGGGCTGCCCGCCCACGGCGAGGCCGTGAGCGCCCGCTTTGAACAGGAAGGCATCTGATGCACTGCCCCTTCTGCCGCCACTCCGACAGCCGGGTCATCGACTCGCGCACGGCTGACGACGGCATGTCGATCAGGCGGCGACGTCAGTGCCCCGAGTGCGGCAAGCGGTTCACCACCACCGAGACCGCCAGCCTCACCGTGATCAAGCGCTCGGGCGTTGTCGAACCGTTCAGCCGCGAGAAGGTCATGGTCGGCGTGCGAAAGGCCTGCCAGGGGCGGCCCGTCACCGAGGCTGATCTCGCACTGCTCGCCCAGCGGGTCGAGGAGTCGCTGCGGCTCACGGGCGTCGCCCAGTTCGAGACGAACGACATCGGCGTCGCGATCCTCCCGCACCTCCGGGAACTCGACGAGGTCGCCTACCTGCGGTTCGCTAGCGTTTACCAGTCGTTTGATTCGCTCGACGACTTCGAGGCTGCCGTCCGTGACCTGCGCGTGAAGCGCGGTGGATCGGGCGCTCCCGTGTCGGCAAGCAATTCGGCTGCGGCCGACGGAGAGTAGAAACGACTGTGCCTGAGACCACGGAGCGCGGGCCGCTCACCCCATACAAGCTGCTGTTTTCGACGGTCCTGAAGCGAATGGACCCAGAGCAGGCGCACCACCTCGCCTTCGCTGTCATCCGCGCCCTCCCCGCGCTCGGCGGTATCGTGCACCGGTTCTGCAGGCCGCACGCATCGCTGCGGGTGAAGGCGCTCGGACTCGAGTTCCCGAGCCCGTTTGGCCTCGCTGCTGGCTTTGACAAGAACGCGGCCGGCATCGCCGGTCTTGGCGAGCTTGGCTACGGGCACGTTGAGGTCGGCACCGTGACGCGCCACGCGCAAGACGGGAACCCGAAACCGCGCATGTTCCGCCTCGTCGAAGATCGCGGGCTGATCAACCGAATGGGGTTCAACAACGGGGGCTCGGCCGCCGCCGTCCCGCGCATCGAGCGCGCCCGGTTGCGCCGGAACCGCCCGATCATCGGGGCGAATATCGGCAAGAGCCGCATCACCGAGGTCGAGGACGCGACCGCGGACTACGTCTGGAGCGCCGAGCGCCTCGCGCCGATCTCCGACTACCTCGCCGTGAACGTGAGTTCCCCGAACACCCCGGGCCTCCGCGGGCTGCAAGAGCTCGAGCTGCTCGAGCCGCTGCTCGCTTCCGTGAAGGCCGCTGCCGGCGAGACCCCGCTGCTCGTGAAGATCGCGCCAGACATGGGGGACGAGCAGATCGACGGCATCGTCGCGCTCGCCGTGCGCCTCGGGCTCGACGGCATCATCGCGACCAACACGACGATCTCGCGCGAGGGCCTCAGCACCCCGGCCGACCGCGTCTCGGATATGGGCGCTGGTGGGCTCTCGGGCGCACCGCTCAAAGCTCGGTCACTCGAGGTGCTTCGGCGCATCCGCGCGACCGCGCCAGCCGAGTTCTGCGTGATCTCCGTCGGGGGAGTGACGACAGCCGGTGACGTGCTCGAGCGACTCGAAGCCGGGGCCACGCTCGTGCAGGGCTTCACGGCCTTTATCTACGAGGGGCCCCTGTGGGCGAGGCAGATCAACCGTGGTCTGCGGAAGGCGGGCTGGCGCCAGGCTGCGTAGCTGGTGGGTGTAGTTGGCGCGCGTAGCTGGCGTGTGTGCCGCCACGCATACAGGAAGAGGGCCCCGGACGATGATCGTCCGGGGCCCTCTTCGCTGGCCTGCTGGCCTTGTCGAGCGGTGGCGTTAGCTCGGGAACTGGCGGCGCTTCACCTGCGGCTTCGGCATCCGCAGCATGCGGAACTGCATCGCGCGCATGGCGCCGTACCACTTGAAGCCGGGCTGCACGTTGCCCTCGCCGAACTTTGCGGTGAGCTTCTTCTTCAGGATGAACGTGAGCGCGAAGGCATCAACGATCGCGAAGAGCAGGAAGGCCCAGACGAAGAAGACGCCGTACACCTGCACCCAGCCCGGGAACATCGCGACGACGAGGAAGATCACCATGACGGGGATGAGCAGCTCGCCGGCGCTCCACCGGGCGTCAACGTAGTCGCGTACGAAGCGACGCTGCGGCCCGCGGTCGCGCTGCGTGAGGTAGCGCTCGTCGCCCGCCATCATGCCTGCGCGCGCGCGATCCCTCGCTTCGGTCTGCGCCTGTCGCTGCGCGCGGCGCTGCTCCTTGTCCTGGGAACCGACGATCGGGCGGGCATTCGCGGCCTGGGCCGTCTTTCGTGACGGCGTCGGGCGACCCTTGCCCTGTGTGCCGGCAGTTTCTTCCGGGGCCGAACCTGCTGTCTCGTCTCGCTTGGCAGCACTCATGATCGCCTGTGTGTTCCTCTCGTCAGACGGCCGTCAGCGGCCATCACTTCATCTCTCAAGCGTACCGCGTCAATCGGGCGTAGACTGATGGCATCCGGCCGAGCAGCCGTTATTTGTCTAGCCTGCGAGATTCCAACTGCGCCCTCTTCGGTGCGGGCGGCGCTGGCGGGGTGGGCGAGAGAGAATTCGGCGAGTCGCCGAATGAGCAGAGGAGAACGCATGAGTAACGACACTGCAGTAGCCGAGCACGGCGTCGCACTGAGCTCAGCAGCACAGGAGAAGGTGCGCAGTCTGCTGAGCCAGGAGGGCCGAGACGACCTTCGCCTTCGGATCGCGGTGCAGCCGGGGGGCTGTTCCGGGCTGATCTACCAGCTCTACTTCGACGAGCGCGAGCTCGATAACGACGCGATCGTTGACTTCGAGGGTGTCGAGGTCGTTGTTGACCAGATGAGTATCCCGTACCTCTCCGGCGCGACGATCGACTTTGAAGACACCATCCAGAAGCAGGGCTTCACCATAGACAACCCCAATGCGCAGGGGAGCTGCGCGTGCGGCGATAGCTTCGCGTAGGAAAGAATGTTCTGCCCAGTTGCGCGCGACACCCCCGTTTGCGTTCGGGGAACGCTCAGGTTCGCGCTAAGCTAACAGGTAGTCATCAGTTTCGCCTGCCTGCGTGGGCAATGACCGGTAAGAATTCGAAAGGTATGCGGTGCGTTCCAATCGTGTAAACAAGTGGGTTGCGGCCCCAGTCGCCATCGGTGCGGCTCTCCTGCTCGCTGGCTGTACTCCCGAGCAGCAGCGTGGCTTCCTCCCTGAGGGTTCCACTCACGCCACGAACCACACTGAGGGCATCACCGCCCTCTGGGTGAACTCGTGGATCGTGCTGCTGGGTGTGGGTGTCATCACCTGGGGCCTCATTATCTGGGCAACCATCGCGTACCGTCGCCGCAAGGGCCAGACCGGCCTTCCCGTGCAGCTGCGCTACAACATGCCCATTGAGACGTTCTTCACGGTTGTCCCCGTGATCCTCGTGCTCGGCTTTTTCGCGTTCACCGCGCAGGAGCAGGCAAAGATCGAGGCTCGCTACGACAACCCCGAGAACGTCGTAGAGGTCTACGGCAAGCGCTGGGCGTGGGACTTCAACTACATCAGCGACGACGTCCACTTCCAGGGTGTCCAGGTCAAGACCGACGAGAAGGGCTCGGCTCTCCCCGAGACGATGCCCGTGCTCATGCTCCCCGTCGACAAGACCACGGAGATCCGCCTGGAAACCCGTGACGTCATCCACTCCTTCTGGGTCGTTGAGTACCTCTACAAGAAGGACATGATCCCGGGCCAGACCAACTACATGAGCTTCACGCCGACTGAAACCGGCACGTTCATGGGCAAGTGCGCAGAGCTCTGCGGTCAGGACCACTCGATGATGCTCTTCGAGCTCAAGGTTGTTGAGCAGGACGAGTACGACGCGTACGTCGAGTCGCTCCGCGCTGAGGGCAACACCGGTCGCATCGGTGACGAGGCGAACGCGAACATCGAGTCGTTCCACGGCGACGAGGCTCAGGCTCAGAACGAGAAGAAGTAACGAGGGATAGAGAGATGAAGAAGGGTAACATCATCGTTTCGTGGATGACCTCCACGGATCACAAGGTGATTGGGTACATGTACCTGATCAGCTCCTTCGTGTGGTTCTTGGTCGGCGGTCTCATGGCCCTGCTGATCCGCGCGCAGCTGTTCGCTCCCGGGCTCGAGGTCATCGCGACCAAGGAACAGTACAACCAGCTGTTCACCATGCACGGAACAATCATGCTCCTCATGTTCGCTACGCCGCTCTTCGCTGGCTTCGCGAACGTGATGATGCCGCTCCAGATTGGTGCCCCTGACGTCGCCTTCCCGCGACTCAACGCCTTCGCGTTCTGGCTCTACACCTTCGGCTCGCTCATCGCGGTCGGTGGCTTCCTCACCCCGCAGGGTGCGGCTTCGTTCGGTTGGTTCGCATACGCGCCGCTCTCCGAGGTCACGTACTCGCCGGGCGTCGGCGGCAACCTCTGGGTTCTCGGACTCGGTATCGGCGGCTTCGGCACCATCATGGGTGGCGTGAACTTCATCACCACGATCATCACGATGCGCGCTCCCGGCATGACCATGTGGCGTATGTCGGTGTTCACCTGGAACACCCTCGTGACCTCGCTCCTCGTGATCCTGGTCTTCCCGGTGCTCGCCGCTGCATTCTTCGGTCTCGCGGCCGATCGTGTCTTCGGTGCTCAGATCTTTAGCGGTGAGGGCGGAGCAATTCTCTGGCAGCACCTCTTCTGGTTCTTCGGTCACCCAGAGGTGTACATCATCGCGCTGCCGTTCTTCGGCATCATCTCCGAGATCTTCCCGGTCTTCAGCCGCAAGCCGATCTTCGGTTACAAGACGCTGATCTACGCGACGATTGCTATTGCGGCTCTCTCGATGACCGTGTGGGCGCACCACATGTACGTCACCGGCTCGGTACTGCTCCCGTTCTTCGCCCTCATGACGATGCTTATCGCGGTTCCGACCGGCGTGAAGATCTTCAACTGGCTCGGAACGATGTGGCGCGGCTCGATCACGTTCGAGACCCCGATGCTCTGGTCGCTCGGCTTCCTGGTGACCTTCGTCTTCGGTGGCCTCACCGGCGTCATCCTCGCGTCGCCCGCGCTCGACTTCCACCTCTCGGATACGTACTTCGTCGTGGCTCACTTCCACTACGTGATCTTCGGTACGGTCGTGTTCGCGATGTTCGCAGGCTTCTACTTCTGGTGGCCGAAGTGGACCGGCAAGATGCTTAATGAGCGCCTCGGCAAGATCCACTTCTGGGTGCTGTTCATCGGCTTCCACACCACCTTCCTCGTGCAGCACTGGCTTGGCGTCATGGCTATGCCCCGTCGCTACTACACCTACCTGCCTGAGGACGGCATCACCTGGGGTAACCAGCTGTCGACCATTGGCGCGATGATCCTCGGTGCATCGATGATTCCGTTCCTCCTGAACGTGTACATCACCGCTCGTCGTGCGCCGAAGGTGACCGTCAACGACCCGTGGGGCTACGGCCGCTCGCTCGAGTGGGCAACCTCCTGCCCGCCGCCGCGTCACAACTTCACCTCGATTCCGCGTATCCGTACCGAGTCGCCTGCGTTCGATCTCAATCACCCCGAGGTGAGTGGCATTGAGCAGCCGAAGCCGGCCACGGTTCCCGATTTCGCTGAACCGACGAAGTAGTCTGAGGAGTCATTCGCTATGAAATCGAACATTGTCATCCTCTGGATTCTGACGGCGTACTTCGCGCTCCTCGGCGGCGTGTACACGGTGTGGAACCTGATCGTTCACGATCGAGTTGAGTGGGCAGGCAGCGCCACCATCATCGGTGCTGGCTTCCTCGCTGGCTTCATCGCCGTGTACCTCATGCTCGCTCAGCGGAAGCAGGGCGGCACCCTCACCGAGGACCTCGAGGACTCGGACATCGACGATGGGGACCCTGAGCTCGGCGAGTTCAGCCCCTGGAGCTGGTGGCCCCTCGTGTTGTCGCTCGCGATCTCGCTCGTTGTCCTTGGCCTGTGCCTCGGGTTCAACTTCTGGATCTCGTTCCTCTCGCTGCCGCTCGTCATCGTCGGCATCGTGGGCTGGGTCTATGAGTACTACCGCGGACACTTCGCGAGGTAACTAGACATCGTGGCAATCACCATTCGCCGGGGCCAGGCCGAGGACGCGGAAGCGCTCCTCGGCCTGGCCCGTCAGTTCACCACGGGGCGCGATCCCATTGGCCGTGACGACTTCCAGGTCGCCTACGACAATGTGCTGCGCCGCCGTGACCAAGAGACCAACGTGCTCTTCGTGGCCGAGTCCGATGGCGTCATCGCCGGCTACTCCCTCATGACCGTGTCGCGCCTGCTTCACGCACCGGGCCTCACCGCACACCTGCAGGAGATCGTCGTCGACGAGGCCTCCCGCGGGCTCGGCATTGGCGACAGGCTCATGTCGGCCAACGAGCACTACTGCATGGGCCGCGGCGTGCGTCAGCTCTCTGCGTCGACCGCTCGCATCGGGTCGTTCTACAATCACCGAGGCTTCGAGGCCGTCGGTGAGCACTATCGCAAGCTCCTCGAACTCGAGTAGCTCGTGAGTGGCGCCTCGCACAGCGCTGCCCCGGGCGTTCGCCGTCAACGACGGCGCCCGGGGGAGAACCGCGCGGGACTCATCGTTGCCGGAACCATCGAGTTCGGGCTCCACGGGTACGCCGGCGCGCAGACATCCGCGATCGCGGTGCGCGCCGGCGTTTCTCAACCCAACGTCTACGCAAACTTCTCCTCGAAGCGCGACCTCTTCCTTGCGTGCGTGCGTGAGCTTGACGCGACCGCGGGGTCGCTTCCTCGCGGTGCGGCTGGAGGGGCAGCCGGGGATGCAACCGGGGTCGACGTTCGCGACCCAGAGCAATTCAGCTCGGATGCAGCGCTGTTGCTGTTTCAGGCGGTTGCGGCCGCGCGCGATCCTGCGCTTTCCCCCGAGCTTGGCGAGTTACTGAGCGGGCTTCGATCGCGTCTCGGTGCCAAGTTTGATGGGGTGCTGTCGGACGCCGCGGCGATCCTGCTCGACTGACGCGTCGCGCCTGCCCGCTCTGCGCTGCGCCTTCGCTCAGCCCCACCTCCGCCACCCAATTTCGCGGTTCCCCTCCAATTACCCGCGGAAACTGCGGGCTACTCGATTATTTGAGGGGCCGGGGGTGCGGGCTGAGCTGCTGCGGACGGGCTGGGCGCCGCCACGCGCAGCACCGAACGCCACGTCCACAAGCCAATGAGCGCGAGGCCGGCGCCGTACCCCCCCCCCCCCCCCCCCGAGGCACCAGGGGAAACCCGGTACCTCGGGGCGTTTGTTCGCAGCGTCGAGATCCGCGGCGGGGTTGGTGTGACTCGTTCGCCGGTCACGATGATCCTGTGCATGTGCACCCCGAGCGGGGTGCAGGTGATGAGCGTCATGAGGTCTTTGCCCGGGACCGCGCGGATCTCCTCGGTGTCGTGAGCGTTCACGACCTCGTAGTCGAACACGCGGTAGGTGAAGACCTCGCCGAGTGCGTCGACGCTGAAGGTGTCACCAACCTTCACCTGGTCGAGGTGCGTGAACATCGTGGCGTTCGCGAGACCTCGGTGCCCCGTGAGCACCGCTCGGGTCCCATCGCCGCCCATGGAGAGCGAGGTGCCCTGCAGATGGCCGACGCCCTTGAGGAGCGT
Encoded here:
- a CDS encoding DUF7059 domain-containing protein, which codes for MNAELISKLGDDLRRAGYSLAALETLWGRTAEGARRRGVFAPARRVLAQQEPSALSTLGEMFLLGAAVSADRLAAALPTLGAAGATELGLVAAADTDGAPGSFRAALSLNPVALDPGEGAREWWILSDLDDELRRGPARPDHVMGVGGATRTLLAQVPPVPGATALDLGTGCGIAALRLVELGVPRVVATDISERALTLARANAALNGLAGRIDFRLGDLFEPVSGETFSLIVTNPPFVITPRDGDGGVTYEYRDGGMTGDELAAKVIREAPRHLDAGGSLVCLANWETEWGGHGLERVRGWVRDGAERAGSALDAWVIERDRVDTVQYAETWARDGGARPGNVAFDALLESWLDDFGARHIVSVGLGAIHVRRRAEDPTDGLSAVDSSVIHVDQATGALAAERLGESLHLAFLAGVAAERASAAHVLDTRWVRASEVVEERIHTPGEESPSAITLVTDRPIARRVAADTLLAAAVGACDGDLTLRQISDALATLLEVDPVAAGEALVAGVRELAWLGMIAPEGHALA
- a CDS encoding sulfite exporter TauE/SafE family protein; this translates as MSLTLGALVVLVTVVGATAQRMAGLGFALLVSPLMTLMLGAHSGVLLVNVLSIVSSGLIIPRVWRQVNWSLFRWLGACAVVGAVLGAWLAQLLSPDVMGVAVGAIVLAALGLSALLRGDRFTIEARGPRVAAGFLSGLTNSLAGVGGPAVSAYAVLTRWPQLSFTATMQPYFVLTGAAALSSKLALSAAEFPSAAWWFWLLLLAAILIGIAAGERLLRLVTPTQVRRFVVILACAGALASLVRGLVGLLG
- the hisD gene encoding histidinol dehydrogenase; this encodes MRTTDLRGRELSRGDLLSLVPRAALGANVAVERVRPLVDDVAARGESALREQALQFDGVEGHALRVPAELVAGSLADCPADVREALTELIARLRLGSAAQVPAERVTEIGAGARITQRWQPVSRVGLYAPGGKAAYPSSVIMNAVSAQVAGVPSLALASPAQQDNGGLPHQAVLWAAALCGIDEVYAIGGAGAIAAFAHGVHEIGLEPVDVVTGPGNVFVAAAKRVVSGKVGIDSEAGTTEILVIADGSADPRFVAADLISQAEHDEAAASVLVTDSEEFAARVLAEVGERAPKTQHADRVRAALEGPQSAVILVSDLETAARVSNAYGPEHLEIQTRDDEGVLAAITDAGAIFVGSYTPVSLGDYLAGSNHVLPTGGTARFAAGLGAHTFLRPQQIIHYDLEALAATEAPLLALARAEGLPAHGEAVSARFEQEGI
- the nrdR gene encoding transcriptional regulator NrdR; protein product: MHCPFCRHSDSRVIDSRTADDGMSIRRRRQCPECGKRFTTTETASLTVIKRSGVVEPFSREKVMVGVRKACQGRPVTEADLALLAQRVEESLRLTGVAQFETNDIGVAILPHLRELDEVAYLRFASVYQSFDSLDDFEAAVRDLRVKRGGSGAPVSASNSAAADGE
- a CDS encoding quinone-dependent dihydroorotate dehydrogenase; amino-acid sequence: MPETTERGPLTPYKLLFSTVLKRMDPEQAHHLAFAVIRALPALGGIVHRFCRPHASLRVKALGLEFPSPFGLAAGFDKNAAGIAGLGELGYGHVEVGTVTRHAQDGNPKPRMFRLVEDRGLINRMGFNNGGSAAAVPRIERARLRRNRPIIGANIGKSRITEVEDATADYVWSAERLAPISDYLAVNVSSPNTPGLRGLQELELLEPLLASVKAAAGETPLLVKIAPDMGDEQIDGIVALAVRLGLDGIIATNTTISREGLSTPADRVSDMGAGGLSGAPLKARSLEVLRRIRATAPAEFCVISVGGVTTAGDVLERLEAGATLVQGFTAFIYEGPLWARQINRGLRKAGWRQAA
- a CDS encoding DUF3043 domain-containing protein, with protein sequence MSAAKRDETAGSAPEETAGTQGKGRPTPSRKTAQAANARPIVGSQDKEQRRAQRQAQTEARDRARAGMMAGDERYLTQRDRGPQRRFVRDYVDARWSAGELLIPVMVIFLVVAMFPGWVQVYGVFFVWAFLLFAIVDAFALTFILKKKLTAKFGEGNVQPGFKWYGAMRAMQFRMLRMPKPQVKRRQFPS
- a CDS encoding HesB/IscA family protein — its product is MSNDTAVAEHGVALSSAAQEKVRSLLSQEGRDDLRLRIAVQPGGCSGLIYQLYFDERELDNDAIVDFEGVEVVVDQMSIPYLSGATIDFEDTIQKQGFTIDNPNAQGSCACGDSFA
- the coxB gene encoding cytochrome c oxidase subunit II, which encodes MRSNRVNKWVAAPVAIGAALLLAGCTPEQQRGFLPEGSTHATNHTEGITALWVNSWIVLLGVGVITWGLIIWATIAYRRRKGQTGLPVQLRYNMPIETFFTVVPVILVLGFFAFTAQEQAKIEARYDNPENVVEVYGKRWAWDFNYISDDVHFQGVQVKTDEKGSALPETMPVLMLPVDKTTEIRLETRDVIHSFWVVEYLYKKDMIPGQTNYMSFTPTETGTFMGKCAELCGQDHSMMLFELKVVEQDEYDAYVESLRAEGNTGRIGDEANANIESFHGDEAQAQNEKK
- the ctaD gene encoding cytochrome c oxidase subunit I, which produces MKKGNIIVSWMTSTDHKVIGYMYLISSFVWFLVGGLMALLIRAQLFAPGLEVIATKEQYNQLFTMHGTIMLLMFATPLFAGFANVMMPLQIGAPDVAFPRLNAFAFWLYTFGSLIAVGGFLTPQGAASFGWFAYAPLSEVTYSPGVGGNLWVLGLGIGGFGTIMGGVNFITTIITMRAPGMTMWRMSVFTWNTLVTSLLVILVFPVLAAAFFGLAADRVFGAQIFSGEGGAILWQHLFWFFGHPEVYIIALPFFGIISEIFPVFSRKPIFGYKTLIYATIAIAALSMTVWAHHMYVTGSVLLPFFALMTMLIAVPTGVKIFNWLGTMWRGSITFETPMLWSLGFLVTFVFGGLTGVILASPALDFHLSDTYFVVAHFHYVIFGTVVFAMFAGFYFWWPKWTGKMLNERLGKIHFWVLFIGFHTTFLVQHWLGVMAMPRRYYTYLPEDGITWGNQLSTIGAMILGASMIPFLLNVYITARRAPKVTVNDPWGYGRSLEWATSCPPPRHNFTSIPRIRTESPAFDLNHPEVSGIEQPKPATVPDFAEPTK
- a CDS encoding cytochrome c oxidase subunit 4, whose product is MKSNIVILWILTAYFALLGGVYTVWNLIVHDRVEWAGSATIIGAGFLAGFIAVYLMLAQRKQGGTLTEDLEDSDIDDGDPELGEFSPWSWWPLVLSLAISLVVLGLCLGFNFWISFLSLPLVIVGIVGWVYEYYRGHFAR
- a CDS encoding GNAT family N-acetyltransferase, coding for MAITIRRGQAEDAEALLGLARQFTTGRDPIGRDDFQVAYDNVLRRRDQETNVLFVAESDGVIAGYSLMTVSRLLHAPGLTAHLQEIVVDEASRGLGIGDRLMSANEHYCMGRGVRQLSASTARIGSFYNHRGFEAVGEHYRKLLELE
- a CDS encoding helix-turn-helix domain-containing protein, with translation MSGASHSAAPGVRRQRRRPGENRAGLIVAGTIEFGLHGYAGAQTSAIAVRAGVSQPNVYANFSSKRDLFLACVRELDATAGSLPRGAAGGAAGDATGVDVRDPEQFSSDAALLLFQAVAAARDPALSPELGELLSGLRSRLGAKFDGVLSDAAAILLD
- a CDS encoding class C sortase; the protein is MTRCLGSSTRRNTGTYSTPTRRARWHAYGSPRSIDLPVYHGTSDATLLKGVGHLQGTSLSMGGDGTRAVLTGHRGLANATMFTHLDQVKVGDTFSVDALGEVFTYRVFDYEVVNAHDTEEIRAVPGKDLMTLITCTPLGVHMHRIIVTGERVTPTPPRISTLRTNAPRYRVSPGASGGGGGGYGAGLALIGLWTWRSVLRVAAPSPSAAAQPAPPAPQIIE